In a genomic window of Quercus lobata isolate SW786 chromosome 4, ValleyOak3.0 Primary Assembly, whole genome shotgun sequence:
- the LOC115988002 gene encoding twinkle homolog protein, chloroplastic/mitochondrial-like isoform X1 — translation MAISCCKLFGSMQGNFWRNTKKPFFDARCEDDSLSSINWVLNLARAAVLRHGVRGLVIDPHNELYHQRLVSQNHGYAKKSSMSVRTCIHGVFSKKKKNYYFSN, via the exons ATGGCCATAAGCTGCTGTAAACT GTTTGGGAGCATGCAAGGAAACTTTTGGAGAAACACAAAGAAGCCTTTCTTTGATGCAAG GTGTGAGGATGATTCCCTTTCAAGTATTAACTGGGTTCTTAATCTTGCAAGAGCAGCAGTTTTGAGGCATGGGGTGCGTGGACTTGTAATTGATCCTCACAACGAGCTCTATCATCAGCGTCTTGTAAGCCA GAATCACGGATATGCCAAAAAGTCTAGCATGTCTGTGCGGACATGCATCCATGGGGtcttcagcaaaaaaaaaaaaaattattatttttctaattga